In a single window of the Acipenser ruthenus chromosome 20, fAciRut3.2 maternal haplotype, whole genome shotgun sequence genome:
- the LOC117417261 gene encoding uncharacterized protein LOC117417261 isoform X2: MDQMIQLSDFDVEDVVVDIGYWFKASTKRKCRLDEFCVFCDTEYMAVIYHVSTRWLSLETAVVRILQLYRALVSYFKSNIEKQARFKRLRKHFEDPMTEVHLLFYQATLPVFTEFNLLFQRQEPSVYLLYGQMRSYVKKLMSKFVTTTAIKNADVCEVEYKDKQNQVADHKLNVGWTTRTTLNRLHEAGEISQYQVDNFHKAVRAFFVAAVDYALKKLPFKEPVLEHSQFIDFQQKMDCDVNDALYFVYRFSHLLPYGDPKEQDKLSEEFLDYQLMEEKDIPRSIWEQAVSRVSEQEVYHRMDKVWAHMATIKSPVTGMPKLPMLSKVAQLIITLPHSNADAERVFSMIGLNKTDTRNALALEGTLSSIMTIKMSGMEPNCFKYEPPAEVIKASKSAASSYNREHAAASNAGSECT; this comes from the exons ATGGATCAAATGATACAG TTGTCAGACTTTGATGTGGAGGATGTGGTTGTAGATATTGGATACTGGTTCAAAGCAAGCACAAAGAGAAAATGTAGACTGGATG aattctgtgtgttttgtgataCTGAGTACATGGCTGTCATATACCATGTTTCCACACGGTGGCTGAGTCTGGAGACGGCAGTAGTCCGCATTCTACAGCTGTATCGAGCACTTGTCAGCTACTTCAAGTCTAACA TTGAGAAACAAGCCCGCTTTAAGAGGCTTAGGAAGCATTTTGAGGATCCAATGACAGAGGTACACCTCTTATTCTACCAGGCCACACTGCCTGTCTTCACAGAGTTTAATTTACTCTTTCAGCGACAAGAGCCATCTGTGTATCTTCTCTATGGACAG atgaggTCTTATGTTAAGAAACTCATGTCCAAGTTTGTTACCACAACTGCAATAAAAAATGCTGATGTGTGTGAAGTTGAGTATAAAGACAAACAGAACCAGGTGGCAG ATCACAAGCTTAATGTTGGCTGGACAACAAGAACAACCCTCAACCGTCTGCATGAAGCTGGTGAGATCAGTCAGTACCAGGTAGACAACTTCCACAAGGCTGTGAGGGCattctttgttgcagctgttgacTATGCCCTTAAGAAACTGCCCTTCAAGGAGCCAGTCCTTGAACATTCACAATTCATTGACTTTCAACAGAAGATGGACTGTGATGTGAATGATGCCCTATACTTTGTGTACAG GTTTAGTCATCTGCTTCCATATGGAGATCCCAAAGAACAGGACAAGTTGAGTGAGGAGTTCCTGGACTATCAACTTATGGAGGAAAAGGACATTCCCAGAAGCATTTGGGAGCAGGCGGTGAGCAGAGTCAGTGAGCAGGAGGTGTACCACAGGATGGATAAAGTGTGGGCACACATGGCCACAATCAAGAGTCCAGTAACAGGAATGCCTAAGCTACCCATGCTGAGCAAGGTGGCACAACTAATTATAACCCTGCCACACTCTAATGCTGATGCAGAAAGAGTTTTTTCAATGATTGGACTAAACAAGACTGACACACGGAATGCTCTGGCCTTGGAAGGCACACTGTCTTCTATAATGACAATAAAGATGTCCGGTATGGAGCCCAACTGCTTCAAGTATGAGCCCCCAGCAGAAGTAATCAAGGCCTCCAAGTCAGCTGCTTCCAGTTACAACCGTGAACATGCAGCAGCTTCAAATGCTGGCTCAG
- the LOC117417261 gene encoding uncharacterized protein LOC117417261 isoform X1, which yields MVNHNVPLAVADHFSPLMKECFKDSDVAQRYGAARTKTTCIINRAIAPYLHDELVKKMRNRPYTLSTDGSNDTGREKMNPLTVKLFDVDRVEHMFLDMCITTGTNAATAETIFEKMDSVLKKDNIPWQNCVGLSVDNANVNMGVCNSIKSRILSINPTVYVHGCPCHIVHNNASAAGTHYIELSDFDVEDVVVDIGYWFKASTKRKCRLDEFCVFCDTEYMAVIYHVSTRWLSLETAVVRILQLYRALVSYFKSNIEKQARFKRLRKHFEDPMTEVHLLFYQATLPVFTEFNLLFQRQEPSVYLLYGQMRSYVKKLMSKFVTTTAIKNADVCEVEYKDKQNQVADHKLNVGWTTRTTLNRLHEAGEISQYQVDNFHKAVRAFFVAAVDYALKKLPFKEPVLEHSQFIDFQQKMDCDVNDALYFVYRFSHLLPYGDPKEQDKLSEEFLDYQLMEEKDIPRSIWEQAVSRVSEQEVYHRMDKVWAHMATIKSPVTGMPKLPMLSKVAQLIITLPHSNADAERVFSMIGLNKTDTRNALALEGTLSSIMTIKMSGMEPNCFKYEPPAEVIKASKSAASSYNREHAAASNAGSECT from the exons ATGGTAAATCACAATGTCCCCCTTGCAGTTGCTGACCACTTCAGCCCACTGATGAAAGAGTGTTTTAAGGATTCAGATGTGGCACAGAGATATGGTGCTGCAAGGACCAAGACTACTTGTATTATCAACAGGGCGATAGCACCATACCTTCATGATGAGCTGGTCAAAAAGATGAGAAACAGGCCATACACCTTGTCAACTGATGGATCAAATGATACAG gaAGGGAAAAGATGAACCCATTGACTGTGAAGCTGTTTGATGTAGACAGGGTGGAACACATGTTCCTAGATATGTGCATCACAACTGGCACTAATGCTGCCACAGCAGagaccatttttgaaaaaatggACAGTGTCCTCAAGAAGGATAACATCCCATGGCAAAACTGTGTAGGTCTGTCAGTGGACAATGCCAATGTGAACATGGGTGTCTGTAACTCTATCAAATCAAGGATATTAAGCATAAACCCGACTGTTTATGTCCATGGTTGTCCTTGCCACATAGTTCACAACAATGCCAGTGCTGCTGGGACTCATTATATTGAG TTGTCAGACTTTGATGTGGAGGATGTGGTTGTAGATATTGGATACTGGTTCAAAGCAAGCACAAAGAGAAAATGTAGACTGGATG aattctgtgtgttttgtgataCTGAGTACATGGCTGTCATATACCATGTTTCCACACGGTGGCTGAGTCTGGAGACGGCAGTAGTCCGCATTCTACAGCTGTATCGAGCACTTGTCAGCTACTTCAAGTCTAACA TTGAGAAACAAGCCCGCTTTAAGAGGCTTAGGAAGCATTTTGAGGATCCAATGACAGAGGTACACCTCTTATTCTACCAGGCCACACTGCCTGTCTTCACAGAGTTTAATTTACTCTTTCAGCGACAAGAGCCATCTGTGTATCTTCTCTATGGACAG atgaggTCTTATGTTAAGAAACTCATGTCCAAGTTTGTTACCACAACTGCAATAAAAAATGCTGATGTGTGTGAAGTTGAGTATAAAGACAAACAGAACCAGGTGGCAG ATCACAAGCTTAATGTTGGCTGGACAACAAGAACAACCCTCAACCGTCTGCATGAAGCTGGTGAGATCAGTCAGTACCAGGTAGACAACTTCCACAAGGCTGTGAGGGCattctttgttgcagctgttgacTATGCCCTTAAGAAACTGCCCTTCAAGGAGCCAGTCCTTGAACATTCACAATTCATTGACTTTCAACAGAAGATGGACTGTGATGTGAATGATGCCCTATACTTTGTGTACAG GTTTAGTCATCTGCTTCCATATGGAGATCCCAAAGAACAGGACAAGTTGAGTGAGGAGTTCCTGGACTATCAACTTATGGAGGAAAAGGACATTCCCAGAAGCATTTGGGAGCAGGCGGTGAGCAGAGTCAGTGAGCAGGAGGTGTACCACAGGATGGATAAAGTGTGGGCACACATGGCCACAATCAAGAGTCCAGTAACAGGAATGCCTAAGCTACCCATGCTGAGCAAGGTGGCACAACTAATTATAACCCTGCCACACTCTAATGCTGATGCAGAAAGAGTTTTTTCAATGATTGGACTAAACAAGACTGACACACGGAATGCTCTGGCCTTGGAAGGCACACTGTCTTCTATAATGACAATAAAGATGTCCGGTATGGAGCCCAACTGCTTCAAGTATGAGCCCCCAGCAGAAGTAATCAAGGCCTCCAAGTCAGCTGCTTCCAGTTACAACCGTGAACATGCAGCAGCTTCAAATGCTGGCTCAG